The following coding sequences lie in one Aythya fuligula isolate bAytFul2 chromosome 17, bAytFul2.pri, whole genome shotgun sequence genomic window:
- the YWHAH gene encoding 14-3-3 protein eta: MGDREQLLQRARLAEQAERYDDMASAMKSVTELNEPLSNEDRNLLSVAYKNVVGARRSSWRVISSIEQKTMADGNEKKLEKVKAYREKIEKELETVCNDVLALLDKYLIKNCNDFQYESKVFYLKMKGDYYRYLAEVAAGEKKNSVVEASEAAYKEAFEISKEHMQPTHPIRLGLALNFSVFYYEIQNAPEQACLLAKQAFDDAIAELDTLNEDSYKDSTLIMQLLRDNLTLWTSDQQDEEAGEGNN; this comes from the exons ATGGGGGACcgagagcagctgctgcagcgaGCCCGCCTGGCCGAGCAGGCGGAGCGCTACGACGATATGGCCTCGGCCATGAAGTCG GTAACTGAGCTGAACGAGCCTCTCTCAAATGAGGACAGAAACCTGCTGTCTGTAGCCTACAAGAATGTAGTTGGAGCTAGACGATCTTCCTGGCGTGTGATCAGCAGCATAGAGCAGAAGACTATGGCGGATGGGAATGAGAAGAAGCTGGAGAAGGTCAAAGCCTATAGGGAGAAGATAGAAAAGGAGCTTGAGACGGTCTGCAATGATGTTTTGGCTCTCCTCGATAAGTACTTGATCAAGAACTGCAATGACTTCCAGTATGAGAGCAAGgtcttttatctgaaaatgaaaggagatTATTACCGCTACTTGGCAGAAGTTGCTGCTGGAGAGAAGAAGAACAGTGTCGTGGAAGCCTCAGAAGCTGCCTATAAAGAGGCCTTTGAAATCAGCAAAGAGCACATGCAGCCCACTCACCCAATTAGGCTTGGGCTGGCACTCAATTTCTCGGTGTTCTACTATGAAATCCAGAATGCCCCTGAGCAAGCCTGCCTTTTAGCCAAACAAGCCTTTGATGATGCCATAGCAGAGCTGGACACACTAAACGAGGATTCCTACAAGGACTCCACTCTCATCATGCAGTTACTTCGAGATAACCTCACTCTGTGGACGAGTGACCAGCAAGATGAAGAAGCAGGAGAGGGcaataattaa